One segment of Curtobacterium sp. MR_MD2014 DNA contains the following:
- a CDS encoding SdpI family protein: MDGAVVFPMALEIGAAALVTWLTWRAANGSLPRNSLAGVRTSVTMSSEAAWRIGHRAALRPTIVSGLLVTAWCAISIGVPALHTPAAVLVAAGLLVGGALLSIPAAHRAVRRALPEAGGDGSHPDGSPATPSPVSSERDTDDADTVG, encoded by the coding sequence GTGTTCCCGATGGCCCTCGAGATCGGGGCGGCTGCGCTGGTCACGTGGCTGACGTGGAGGGCCGCCAACGGCTCGCTGCCACGGAACAGCCTCGCCGGCGTCCGGACGTCGGTCACGATGTCGAGCGAGGCGGCCTGGCGGATCGGCCATCGTGCAGCGCTGCGCCCGACGATCGTCTCCGGCCTCCTCGTGACGGCGTGGTGCGCGATCAGCATCGGAGTTCCAGCACTCCACACTCCTGCCGCCGTCCTCGTCGCCGCTGGTCTCCTCGTCGGTGGAGCACTCCTGTCCATCCCGGCCGCCCACCGCGCCGTACGACGAGCGTTGCCCGAGGCTGGAGGCGACGGTTCTCACCCCGATGGCTCCCCCGCGACCCCGTCGCCCGTCTCGAGTGAGAGGGACACTGACGACGCCGATACGGTCGGATGA
- a CDS encoding MFS transporter: MRFTPARLRAPLASLHEHRFVTFAVLTDTIGAGLTLPLTIVYFTITTDVSLAVIGVLSTVASLVALPIGLVGGVLTDRFGARASMVLNNLLSAAGFTLYLSAHDPVVIFAAIFLANASERLYWTSWTAYVHDLAAGRPFERWFAFLEATKAAALGAGAIVAAVTLAHGHQDGLRWLVLANVVTSVAAAVVFATQRTGHRAPQAAAPTGAGPADASGLLRAFVADRSMRLIALGQFLIGPAMLLPNVAFAVLFIERWGVSPAVAPVQFAIATGLCALFQTSVTRWVAGRRRGTLIALGAVLTAATTAPLIVLPPLHGPAAWSYVVVVAVVLAAADMISLPAANAVMAAAPHPRIRGRAIGVFQTASSIGMALFPLTLGLLDSRMPWLLWLIATGVFLGAAWAWHGAVRDLPQRVQGTEPTDIDG; the protein is encoded by the coding sequence ATGCGCTTCACCCCTGCCCGGCTCCGGGCTCCGCTCGCGAGCCTCCACGAGCACCGCTTCGTCACGTTCGCGGTCCTGACCGACACCATCGGCGCCGGCCTCACGCTGCCGCTGACGATCGTCTACTTCACGATCACCACCGACGTGTCCCTGGCGGTGATCGGTGTCCTCTCCACCGTCGCATCGCTGGTGGCCCTCCCGATCGGACTCGTCGGCGGCGTCCTCACCGACCGGTTCGGTGCCAGGGCGTCGATGGTCCTCAACAACCTGCTCTCCGCAGCGGGCTTCACGCTCTACCTCTCCGCCCACGATCCGGTGGTGATCTTCGCGGCGATCTTCCTCGCCAACGCATCCGAACGGCTCTACTGGACCTCGTGGACCGCGTACGTCCACGACCTCGCGGCGGGCCGCCCGTTCGAGCGCTGGTTCGCCTTCCTCGAAGCGACGAAGGCCGCCGCCCTCGGGGCAGGCGCGATCGTCGCTGCGGTCACCCTCGCGCACGGACACCAGGACGGGTTGCGGTGGCTGGTCCTCGCCAACGTCGTCACCAGCGTCGCAGCGGCCGTCGTGTTCGCCACGCAACGCACCGGCCATCGAGCCCCGCAGGCAGCGGCACCGACGGGAGCGGGACCAGCCGATGCCTCCGGGCTGCTCCGCGCCTTCGTCGCCGACCGGTCGATGCGTCTCATCGCGCTCGGCCAGTTCCTGATCGGTCCCGCCATGCTGCTGCCGAACGTCGCGTTCGCCGTCCTGTTCATCGAGCGGTGGGGCGTGTCCCCGGCGGTCGCACCCGTCCAGTTCGCCATCGCCACAGGCCTGTGCGCACTCTTCCAGACATCCGTCACCCGGTGGGTCGCCGGGCGACGGCGCGGGACGCTCATCGCGCTCGGCGCCGTCCTGACCGCTGCGACGACGGCACCGTTGATCGTCCTTCCTCCGCTGCACGGACCGGCCGCGTGGTCCTACGTCGTCGTGGTCGCGGTCGTGCTGGCCGCGGCGGACATGATCTCCCTGCCCGCGGCGAACGCGGTCATGGCTGCAGCGCCGCACCCACGCATCCGTGGCCGAGCCATCGGGGTGTTCCAGACCGCGAGCTCGATCGGGATGGCACTCTTCCCGCTCACCCTCGGACTGCTGGACTCGCGGATGCCCTGGCTGCTGTGGCTCATCGCCACTGGTGTGTTCCTCGGCGCTGCCTGGGCCTGGCACGGAGCGGTCCGCGACCTGCCACAACGGGTCCAGGGAACGGAGCCGACCGACATCGACGGATGA
- a CDS encoding histidine phosphatase family protein, whose amino-acid sequence MTVDPTVRIQDWGLSPVGRARAAHIATLFPQPLRIVSSSERKALDTAGIIAGQWGSEFEVDEDLGEMDRSATGYLDPREFEPTVDAFFAEPHRSARGWERAIDAQSRVERAVRRIAAQTPERGIAFIAHGGVGALLLASLRREPISRALDQPAMGSSFAFDPQDWTALSSWEHVG is encoded by the coding sequence GTGACAGTCGACCCGACCGTCCGGATCCAGGACTGGGGTCTGTCGCCGGTCGGACGGGCCCGCGCCGCACACATCGCGACGCTGTTCCCCCAGCCCCTCCGCATCGTCAGCAGCAGCGAGCGGAAGGCCCTGGACACCGCCGGGATCATCGCCGGACAGTGGGGCTCGGAGTTCGAGGTCGACGAGGACCTCGGTGAGATGGACCGCAGCGCGACCGGTTACCTCGACCCGCGTGAGTTCGAACCGACCGTCGACGCGTTCTTCGCCGAACCGCACCGGTCCGCCCGTGGTTGGGAACGCGCGATCGACGCCCAGAGCCGTGTCGAGCGCGCGGTCCGACGCATCGCGGCACAGACGCCCGAGCGGGGCATCGCGTTCATCGCTCACGGCGGGGTCGGCGCACTCCTGCTGGCGAGCCTCCGACGCGAGCCCATCAGCCGCGCACTCGACCAGCCCGCGATGGGCAGCTCCTTCGCCTTCGACCCGCAGGACTGGACGGCGCTGTCGTCGTGGGAGCACGTCGGCTGA
- a CDS encoding NADPH-dependent FMN reductase — protein sequence MTPLRLPVISCSLDPVSTSRRLAERSASLLRANGHGSEVVDLATAPLPAFDNDQVFDSDAFGALHDVIRESDGVVLAFPIYNWAPSSAVKSLIEATGATGEGRRAAWFDKVVTFVCAAGLPHSYMATGALAQSLMLDFKCVVNPYTAYIAERDWEAGTLSVDRAARLEKTMTVHAELAGLLRDRTSLSDWEV from the coding sequence GTGACTCCCCTGCGTCTGCCGGTCATCTCGTGCAGCCTCGATCCCGTCAGCACCAGTCGCCGGCTGGCCGAGCGGTCGGCGTCGCTCCTGAGGGCGAACGGTCACGGGTCAGAGGTCGTCGACCTGGCAACGGCACCGCTGCCGGCGTTCGACAACGACCAGGTCTTCGACAGTGACGCGTTCGGTGCGCTGCACGATGTCATCCGGGAGTCCGACGGCGTGGTGCTGGCGTTCCCGATCTACAACTGGGCGCCGTCATCGGCGGTCAAGTCGCTCATCGAAGCCACCGGTGCGACGGGGGAAGGCCGGCGTGCTGCATGGTTCGACAAGGTGGTCACCTTCGTGTGCGCTGCCGGGCTCCCGCACAGCTACATGGCGACGGGCGCGCTCGCGCAGTCCCTGATGCTCGACTTCAAGTGCGTCGTCAACCCGTACACGGCGTACATCGCGGAGCGGGACTGGGAAGCGGGGACGCTCTCCGTCGACAGGGCAGCGCGTCTGGAGAAGACCATGACGGTGCACGCCGAACTCGCCGGTCTCCTCCGCGACAGGACCTCCCTGTCGGACTGGGAGGTGTGA